The Spinacia oleracea cultivar Varoflay chromosome 2, BTI_SOV_V1, whole genome shotgun sequence DNA segment AGATATGCCACATTTCAGGTAATGATACATGATGCTCAATCAGAATAATTTCCAGAAATAACTAACCATATTTATTGCTGATTCCGCACCATCTAAAAGGTTCGATGAAACATTCCCTTTGCGTACTTCCTTCAAAACTTGTCCCAAAAAAGAAGCAATCATTTTAAATGATTGTGTTGTTTCTTCAAACTTGGTGTTTAGAACTTGATTTTGTTGCGCAAGGTCCTCATTTTGCTTCTTGACAACTGATATTTCACCTTTCATGTTCTCCACTTCCATAGCATTGTTGTTAACATAGCTTGACCCTTCTTTCCTCAGCAAACCTTCCACTCCAAAGATGTCGCTTTGCTTCACTCCAAATCCATAATTCAGAGGACGTTTAGGTACTTCACCTTTATACATGAGCTCATTAAAGACTGCATTCTCAATTTCAATTACGGGCTTTGAAGAAGAGGAACTCGCAAGATTTTCTTGGACCTTTTTGTTGGCATCCTCCTGTTATATAATATGAAAAGATCACTCAAAATCTATTAACCAAGAATACTATGTAcaagcaaagaaaaaaataaatagacttCAAGAGACAAGATTGATTTATAGAATTAGCTCAATGCAATGATACCACAAATTGATGAGGAAGTGTGCCCTCTTTAAAGCTTCCATCTTCTTTGGCGTAAACTGATTTGAAAAATGCCAATTCGCTAAACActcctttcttctctttctgcaatttcaggaaaaaaataaattgaaaactgAAATTTTGAAGTTCTTAAACCGACTATCACTATATTTGTTTAACACTTTGAGTTGTTATCCCCGTAGTAGGGTTGCTGGGTGCATTGCCACTTTGCAAGGGGTGACAGAGTCGGCAACAGAGGCAGTGACATCAGCAAGCTCTCTGCTAATTGTGTCAGGCTAAGGGGAATTCAGGAGTACGTTTCCGTGTAGATGCAGGGAAGATAATAAACAGAAGAAATATCAGCCAATAGTTGCTTTATACCTGTATTCAGTTTGTTTTGTTTCTGTAACAAGTGGCAAATATTAGTTCTAGTTATTAAGATATTAGGTAAATAAGTTTTTGCAAACTTGTTTGCAGGTACATTTTCTTTGCATTGTTTTTAGTTTATCTTACATGatccaataattaaaatcaatatggACATTGATGAATCCCATGATCCCAGCTGGCCTCTATGCTTTTGACAGAGGACTAACAGATAATCTATCGATTCTTATAATCTGATAATGTAAACATTGACAGATAATTTGACTACTAAgtgagtaaataaaatgaaaaccCAGACCAATTGGACGACTTCGACGCTGTCCCACGGGCACCATAGGGTTCCGATTTCCCCTCataagaaggagaaggagaaggaaaaGCCTAACTCTTTGAAGGTTGTGAGGGCAGCGCCGAAGGCAGAGTCGAATACCGATGCTAAGAGTGGAGTTCAGAAGTTTAGGGTCAAGCTGTTGCCTGAAAGTGGTGGCCAAGAGTGTCATGGATGTTCTCTGTATGGTATGTTGTTCTTGCAGCCGTTTACATACGTTTTATTCTGTTATTGTTGTGTTTATTGATTTTGGCTTCTGTATATCCTTTAGCGAGCTTGGATTTCCTGTTGGTTTTCAGTTCTAGAACAATGTATTGTCATCATGAAGGGGATTAGAATTTCCTGGAACATATATGGTTTCCTGAATGAATACTTTATTGGTTTCGAGTCAGATGTTTGGGAAAGAACCGGATTAGTTGGTTGTTAACTTTTTATGTCAGCTAGAATTTAGCTAAATTAGTGAGTTTTAGTGCTGAATGGCTTGATCAATTATCAAAAGTTCTAGAACAATGTATGTCATCATGAAGGGGATTAGAATTTCCTGGAACATATATGGTTTGCTGAATGAATACTTAATTGGTTTCGAGTGAGATGTTTAGGAAAGAACCATATTAGTTAGTTGGTTGTTAACTTTTGATGTCAGCTAGAATTTAGCTAAATTAGTGAGTTTTAGTGCTGAATGGCTTGACCAATTATCAAAAACTCATTTTAAAGGATCAAAGACATTATTTCGGGAATAAATTATATGGTGGACTGGTGGTGGTGAGGTGAAGCTTTgttattttggttgaaatgtTAATAGAGAAAGGAATGTTGTTGGTTGTTTGTTGATTGGATAGGTTTAAATTTGTGTAATTGATTTACTCTTGAATTAGTCATGTTTAGGCTGTTGTGCTTGATTAATCTCAAATTAGAAATAATAATGGTGTTGATTTGCAACATTTGCAGCTCACAAGGCCGCACTTCACATCATCTCTAATTTTATTTACATTATGCTATGCTCTTATTAATGCTGGTTTTGATGTCTCAGCCTTACTTCAATAGCTGGGAATATCATCAACTGAAACAAGTGAGAAAGTTGGGACATTTTCACTTGCATATGCAGCTCACAAGGCCCCATCTCCGATAAAGTTTCTGCCTACAGTTGCCCTAACTCCATTGTTGCTTCCTGGATTTCAAGAAAGTAGATAAAGATAACTAATCCCAGAATATATGACTACTCTGTATATGACTTTTCTTCCATTTGTGTAATACCAGAATATGTTATTGGATACGTAGCAGAATCAACTCTTTGTCATTTCATTGTGAATTTGCATTTTAGTGTGTTCAGAGCAAATGCAAGAACCATTAATTGCTGGCCTATCTCAAACATAGATCTCCATAACAATTTATCTGTTAACAGCTACTTACTTGATCTGTTCTCACTAAGACCAACAATGTAATTTACAGGCTACACCTACAGACTAACAGCTAAACATGTTTCGTTCACAATTAATTGATTATCATTGCAGGGTTTTTGTTGTAAAAATGCAGATCGAATAATGATTAGTTatgcttaattatgcataatttTTATTCTTTGTTATTGACTTTTAGTTAGAACTTTGTGAACAATTTTTTATCGCCTTAAGTTTATGGGGATAATGTAATAGAATGAAATACTGCCTTTGTTGTTTAAATTGAATAGTTTTTGCAGCTTCATGCACTGCAGATGGACTTCATTGCCTCTGCTTTCTGATTTTTTCTACTTTAAACTTGGAGTAGCCACGCACACCCGCTCCCATCCCCAGACCACCCTCCAGAATCATACTTCTTAGTTCCTGTTAAAAAGTTGACTCTATTTGACAGTAATAGTGTCAGGTAACCCCGTTTCCTGATCCTAAAAGCTCTAAGTTCATGAGAATCTAGGACAACTATCTCCAAAACGTTTGAAGAGTCACATAATGTATACTTCTGCAACATGGTTTATAACAGAAACGGAAAGTAGGAAGATTTTCCCAGCTGCTGCTTTCAATTCCATTTGCCCGCATAGCCAACTTTTCTACATTTCTCTACTTTAACATTAGAAAACTAAAGAATGTCCTTATGTGTGAGATTAGATATGCATATACGAGTAAATATTACTCTTatttgtttatgaattttagacttTTATATCACTCTTatttgtttatgaattttagacttAGCACCTATAGCAATTGAAATGCTACAAACCAAATAGCTAGGTTGAAAAGCATACCATATCAACTCTTCGATTAGCAAAGCTTGTAGCACCACTGTTGTGCTTATTGCCTTGTAAAGCTCGAGCATTTTTTcccatttcagatttttcctagTTTCATGAAACCAATGTTAGCATATATAGGTGAAACAAATAAAACTTACTAAATTTAGGATATTTTGGGGTCACAAACCATGGCCTCTGGTAAaagccaataatctaccaattccgTCCAACTCCTAGTGGACACTCCATCAGGCACGTTGGCATAGTTCTCTTCTCGAGATTTATTCACTGGATCGAAAAAATCCCTCTTCAATTTGTATCGATGATTGTTCCATGGTTTGTCAATACGCATCACTAGTGCCTTGTTAACTAGAGGTCCATCAGGTAACacaaaatgtttcttcaaaaaaaaaaaggaaaaattaagttacaatgttaacaaaataatttgcctagctagttctgatcagatcagatcagactgatctgtctgatctgatcagcactgatctgatcagaactagcTAGGTGAACTTAGTGATTCTGCAGAAACTTAACCCGGGGTCGGAACCCCCATGACCAAATAAAAACCTGAAAAACGGGCAACTGATTGATGAACACAGATGGAAACAGAATAAATTTAAAGCTAATTACACAGTTAACCAAGCTAAAATAAAACTACAATTAACATAAGTGTTAAGAACAATAAATCCACATACCCGAATCATTGTAACAACATTAGTTTTTAACTGATTGTTCACAGCACGCCAACTTGGGACTCCCACTGGACAAAGTGAATCATTTTTTGCAATATCTCCAAGGAAGCTCACAAGGATCTTCCCACCTTTTCGAATAGGTTGGTTGAATTCATTGAGCTTGACAATGTATCTGAACCCCTTTGCATCATGCCAAACGTCTCGAGGCAGAACTGGTCCCTTTACCAGATGTCGTATTCCATCAGCATCTGTCACAGGAGCTAAATCAGACTAAAAAATCACCAAGATCGATAATTTACAGTTTGCATATTTGATGTAGAGACATGTTTACCTATAGCTATAGCCTCCACCTTCTCATCAAACTCCCTCGATTCTGGCCAATTTGGAATAATGATTCGATGTCGAAGTGTTGCTTTCTTCACAGCAGTATCACTTCCTTCTCCTTGATCAAATTCATTTTCACTCTCAGAAGCCGATTCTTCAAATTCGTCCCAGTTGTAGTTTGGCATAACTTCACTCTCAACCTGATTGGATGGAGGAGATCGCAGAGGTTGAAATGCATTCTCACTCACATGCATGTATGTTGGAGGCAACTGACCTTCTTGCTTCCCGGTTCTCTTTTTCATTGCCATGGTGTCTGGTGGTGTAGGAGATTGTGACATCACATGTTTTGTTGCTCCCAAAGGTGCAACAAATGCTCTTTTCTCTAAATGTGGTTTGACACTTGTAAAAGAAGATACCGGCTGTTGTGTAGCTTTTTGAGGCTGTTGTGTAGCTTTGTGAAGCTGATGGGTAGTTTTTTGAGGCTGATTGGTAGCTGTTTGAGGCTGTTGGGAAGCTTTGAAAGGCTGCAAAGAAGGCTGCAAGGTAGCTTTGAAAGGCTGCAACACAGGCTGCATAGTAGGCTGGTGTGGATTCGGTGTTGACGCTTTTTGTGTTGCAATTTCAGTCAGATTGGGAAACGTAGGTCCTTTATACCATCTACTTTGTGTTGTTCCTGTAAGAGTGGGCggaattggttgttgtaatgggTTAGAGGATGGTTTTGTCTGGGTAAAGGATGGTTTTGATAATGCCTTCAGTTGTGGCTTTGAAACCATGGAAGTAGGCCGAGGCAAGGATGATTGTGGTGCAACCATGGTTTTTTTAGCAGCTACTGGTTGCTTAATGGGTTGTGATACCGTCCCAAATGTCTGTGACACTTCAAGTGTTGGAGGACTGAACGGTCCCCAGTTTTGGGTGGATGGATCAGAAGATTTTGGGGACTTGGATGCAGCAATGCTCGACCCTTCGTCAATAGCTACCAATGTTCTTTTAGTCCTGTAACTCATATTTTAGTTCCTGTTCAGAAAGTAAGAAACACAATCAGCCATGAATAAAAAGGTCATTAAACCAACTCAATTGCTACAAGAATGAATCACTAAATAGGATAATAGGTATTCACTCAAAGTGACAATCATACACGTTAAATCAGTTTAACATTTTCACATAAACAAGAATTACAATGAGCAGAAAACTCCGTAAATATAGAAGCAAAGTGCAAATCTGATTGAGAAAAAGAAATTCATCCTGGCTCTAATTGGTCGTTAGCTCACTAAGTGATCTAGAGTCTAGAATATACAAGTCATAGACTCAAAAGTCTGAAACCTTCAAGGAACTTGAAAACTTTATATTGGAAGGCCTTTTGCTCCGTTCATCCCTTTATTAAGTTTCATTATAACCTGTCACATTACAAGCATAAGCACGAAACAAGATAGAGAAggcaaaccagaaaggaaacaACTAACGGAAATGCACTGAAGATATTATCAGAAAGTGAAGATATTAGCACTATGGAAACAACCAACCTCCAGGTGGCTACCAAATCTCCCTGGAGGTCGAATTAGCACTATGGCCCCTACGAATGTGGATGCGAATGAGTGTGTAGCAGCTTGGTGGAATGAGGAGGGTGATGGATGGCATTTGGAGGGATTGATCTCACATCTTTGGGTGCACGAACAGGAAGCTATCAAGATAATGAGGGTAGCAAGAATTTTGTTTATCTCCCTTGAACTCAAATTATCCCTTTATTGGTTTTAACATGTATTTTGTTTCTGCAGAGatacttgaaatttgaagaatCTGCAGGTGACCCTGCGCGTGTTCAGATTCTATATGAACGTGCTATCACTGAGTTTCCTATATCTAGTGATTTGTGGACTGACTATGCACGCTATATAGAAAAGAAGCTCAAGGTACTTTCTCAATTTCTGATTTTAACTGTTTTGGTTGAGAAATCTGCTAGCTAGCTTATTGTCAGTTgccaaaaaacaattttttcagTTCTGATGGATCAAAGAGATGATCTCATAGCTGGCacacttcctttttttttggtgtagtTTAGACTGAAGTTATAAGCAATATTTTAGTTGGCCTACACTCATTTACTACACTTTTGCTCTACAGTTATGAGGGAAAGGGCAAGATGAACCTGCTACACCCTCCTTTTCTGAGATTCAGACTACAGTGAAAACTCTCAATTTTTATATTATCGTGGCACCAGGAAAAAGCTAAAGAACAATCTAAAACAAGTCATCAAACAAATCAGGAAGCTGTGAACCAGCAAAACAACATCAAGCAACAGTTGCATGTCTGACATGTATTAACAAAATGATTTGGCTACCTTATTAGTTATTCCCCATTCTGTTTTGAAAAGAAAGGAGGGGAACCATACCTAGAATAAAGATCTTTGCTGCTTGATTCAGAGAGCCTAAATCAGTAATATCCTGAGCCTGTAGTTTTAAGAAAATGATTATCAAGAGAGTTATACATTCCATAGGAGAGAAAACAGGCGATAAAAGGATCAATATTACAATACAAATGAGCTTAGAGAAGCTTGAAAAAAGCTAGCTATAATTATATAAAGTCGGTGGTCACATATGATTCTCAAAGTCAAAAGACATAGAAAGAGGATCCAATGGGTGATCCAGCAGCTTAGTATAGTAGTAAATGGCAGCTTTGAAGAGGTGGATGcacattgttaattgttaacatGAATGCAGAACACAAACATCTAAGGGAGAATCAAGCCTAAATTGCAGAACTCGAAACAGACAGAAACATAAATGAAGAAGTAAAGAGGTAACGTGTTGATACTTGTGTAATATTGGAAACTACTGGAGTGATGTTTACTGTTATAAACAATGAAATCTAGTGAATTGTTTTTAGCAATATTTTACATTGGAGTCATTTCATGATTAACTCACAGCATTTCACTAATCTTACAGATTCAAAACCGGTTTGTCTGTGTGGTTCTCCTTAGATAGCCAGGCATAATATTTTGGCAACTCTGACAGATACGCTTTGTCAAAGGGGGGTAAAACTTTCAGAACCAAGACAGATGCATACAAACAAGAATCAATCTTTTCCCAATAAACCTTATTGTTTAGTTATAATGGACCAACCCACCCCTGACACACATTTTCTTGTGTACCACAGGCGCAacaaaaaagggaagaaaagcaacaacaacactgcAACAACAATGAACCAAATCAAATACAAAAGGgggaaatcacaaaaaataaagataaattgCCCCCTTTTCACGGAATAACGGTATAAAAATATCTGTATCACCATCAAAGAAACTAGTAGTAGGGTACTTGGACATTAGTAGACAATAAAATAAGTGAGTATAGATTAAGTATATAACTCATTATTCAACCAGATTAAACAATATGACTCACAATGTCATGAACAAATACAAATCCAAagcaaaacaataaaaaataagcatgATCAATTGGTCCCACCCTCTTCCTCTACTGGTAAAGAATCCCCTAAATCAAACACATCTCTAGGCTTGTTCTTAACAACATGCAACCATCCCTTTTGTATCTCATCTTCTATGTAAAAAACTTGTTTTGCTTGAGATGAGAATACAAATGGATCATCTTGCAACAATCGTCCAGAATGCATCAATTTAGAGAAATTGACACATACTCCGCCATTTGGATATGCTTTTACACCCCTATGAATGTCTACCCAATCACAACGAAACAATACAACTTTGTAATCTCCGTAATAATCTAATTCATAGATATGTTTCACTTTTCCATAGTAGGCATCTCCATCCGCTTCGACCATAATTCCagaattttgtgtcaaaagacgaGAATCGCGATCCGTGGAAAGGAATTTGTATCCATTGATTATGtatccttttaattttctacCATAAGAATGCAAACCACCCGCCAAAGCTTTTCTTAGTTTCCCATCTTCGGTGGTTGCATCTATGTAATGTACCTACGATGATACATCATTAAatcaaatacattttttttaaaagaagtaTGTATTCACATTAAAAGAACTTAAGTAACCTTATTTTGCAGCCACCCTCCAAACTCATTGATGATCCAGTTACTTTCATCACTCTCCGTGACAGGATTTTGTAAGTTCATTTGACGTTTCTCGGTTAAAAATTCACTTcatggaagaagaacaaaattaaaaatcatctattataacaattgataattcaAAAGAAAACCAACATAATACTTACTCCAGATCCCCTTTTATCTCATCAGAGTGAAGCAAAATGTAGCGATGAGCTTGTTTTAAGCTTTTGTCATCAAGGCGAATGCTGACCTCCTTCCCAATAACTCGACCACCAGAATTAAACAAGTAATCATTGGGATTTGGAATGTCATCATCCATCCTTTTAGGTATGTTGAAAATGGTCTTAACACCTTGAAGATATCTCGAACAAAACCTAATTGTCTCCTCTAAAAGGAAGCCTTCTGCAATAGATCCTTCAGGTTGGGCTTTATTGGTTACATGTGATTTCAAATGGGACAAGTACCTTTCAAATAAAACATTTGTActtaatatatgataaatgtgaaatattaaataaaaagaatataatttAGACGTGTAAGATATTAACCTTTCAATGGGATACATCCATCTGTATTGCACTGGTCCACCAAGTTTAACCTCCTCCACTAAGTGAATCAACAAATGGACCATGATTGTGAAAAATGAAGGCAGAAACTCCTTTTCCAACTCACAAAGAgttaaaataatttcattttgaaTACCATCTAAATCATCTGGATCAATAGTTGTAGAGCACAACTTCTTGAAAAAGGAAGACAATCTAGCCAACAAGTCAATTACTTTTGTAGCTTTAGAGGCCCTTAAGGCAACGGGAAGGATATCCTGCATTAGAACATGGTTGTCATGACTTTTGAGGTTAATCAACTTCCTTTGCTTCATATTCACACAAATAGAAAGGTTGGATCCATATCCATCAGGAACTTTAATTTTCTGCAAAACATTTAGGAACCTCTCCTTCTCCTCCGTAGACATAGAATAGGAAGCCGGAGGCATGCATTCACCTCCGTTAGGATTAGTACTCAGCCAAAGGTGAGACTTTATTCTCCATGCTTCAAGGGCTTCTCGATCATTCCTACTATCTCTACTCTTATCCATGCTAAGAAGAGTTCCCAAAATATTCTCAGACAcgtttttctcaatgtgcatcaCATCTAAATTATGCCTTAGAAGATTATGTTCCCAATACACCAAATCAAAGAATATGCTTCTCTTGGTACCAAAGTCACTTTCATCTTGgacatcatcgtcatcatcgtGTCCTCTTTGCCTCTTTTTCGGTGGTGCCTTCGACTTTCCGTAAACATGCTTCACCTTTTCTTGCTGCCTCAATATATCAGTGCCGCTAGGACGAGATGGGGCTTTACCCCACTCATTAGTTCCAAACTTCTCACAAAACTTGTCACCTTGACATCGATATGGGTGATCTGCAGGTAACCATTTTCTATAGCTACAATAGCAAATCTTGCTCCCAAATCTATCAGAAGGCGTGGAATCTAAGCATATAGGACATGCATTGTAACCTTTTGTGCTCAAACCAGAGAGCATTGCATAGCCGGGAAAGTCATTAATAGTCCAAAGCAAAGCCGCACGCAAATTAAATTTCTCTCCGGCAAAAGCATCAAAAGCTTCAACCCCTGTCCACAGCAATTTCAATTCATGCACTAATGGCTGCAGATACACGTCAATATCATTTCCGGGACCTGATTTTCCAGGAATAAGCGTGGACAGAATGAAAGAAGACGGTTTCATACATAACCATGGTGGAAGATTATAAGGAATCAACATCACTGGCCACGTACTATAAGTGGTGTTCATTAAACGGTAAGGattaaaaccatcactcgcaagACCTAATCGAACACTACGAGGGTCTAATGCAAAATCACTGTGACGCTCATCAAATTCCTTCCATGCTAAGCCATCTGAAGGATGCCTTAAAATCTTCTTATCATCTTCACCCAATCGCTCTGTATCATGCCATCTCATATCTTCTGCTGTTGATGATGACATGTAGATTCTTTTTAGTCTCGGTATAAGAGGGAAATATCGCATTACCTTAGCTGGCACACCTTTCTTACAAGTATCCGTACCTTGATCACTTACAACGTTGCCCCTATCCTTAGTTTTCTTCCACCTCGATGTACCACAAACATGACACTTGTCTTTCTTTAAAAATTCACCCCAATACAACATGCAATTATTCGGACAAGCATCAATCTTTTCATACCCAAGGCCCAAGtcttttatcattttcttaCTGTAATAATAAGATGAGGGAAAATCAAGTATTTGAGGAAATGCATCTAGAATTAGCTTCAACAACATATTGAAAGATTCTATGGACCAGTGATTCATACACTTCAAGTGAAACAAGTGtaacagaaaagataactttgAAAAATTGATACACCCCTCGTACAATTTCTCCTCAGAAGCTTCAAGCAACTTCTTATATGTCACATCTTCTTCTATTGTAGAATAATCATATTCTACATCTGTGTCATAGGCCAAGGGCTCCTCAATCCATTCATCATCCTCTCGTGCTTCTAAATTTGGGCAATTGGGAGGCATATTAACACTAAATGCTGATCTTAATAGCCCTCCCATATTATCTCGACCTACAAACCCACTTTGGTTATCAAGGGATCCTTCACTAATAAtccctccatcactctcaaacaTACGCTGAAACGTATCCCCTTTACCATGAAAAATCCAATCCTTATATGGCTTATAAAATCCCTTAAACAAAATATGCCTCTCCACTTCATTTACGGAGAACCATTTCTCTACCTTACAGTTCTTACATGGACATCTAATTTTTCCTTCGACTAGATCTTGCTTGGCAAACTCAATAAATTCCATACAACCGTCGATATATTCATGATGACCAGTGGGTAGATCGATCCAACTTTTATCCATATCTATACGAAATTAGTTGAGTAATTAGTAATATACGTCGGTCGCAGAATAGGAAATTTTTATatgtacttattaaaatattataatCATTCTTAGAACCTTGATATATCACACGAGATTAATTTAAGTCACATAACACCTCCGTACACAACTCTTCTTAATTCATACCATAACTTATGGTTTTTTGTTTAATCAT contains these protein-coding regions:
- the LOC130467942 gene encoding uncharacterized protein encodes the protein MSYRTKRTLVAIDEGSSIAASKSPKSSDPSTQNWGPFSPPTLEVSQTFGTVSQPIKQPVAAKKTMVAPQSSLPRPTSMVSKPQLKALSKPSFTQTKPSSNPLQQPIPPTLTGTTQSRWYKGPTFPNLTEIATQKASTPNPHQPTMQPVLQPFKATLQPSLQPFKASQQPQTATNQPQKTTHQLHKATQQPQKATQQPVSSFTSVKPHLEKRAFVAPLGATKHVMSQSPTPPDTMAMKKRTGKQEGQLPPTYMHVSENAFQPLRSPPSNQVESEVMPNYNWDEFEESASESENEFDQGEGSDTAVKKATLRHRIIIPNWPESREFDEKVEAIAIDADGIRHLVKGPVLPRDVWHDAKGFRYIVKLNEFNQPIRKGGKILVSFLGDIAKNDSLCPVGVPSWRAVNNQLKTNVVTMIRKHFVLPDGPLVNKALVMRIDKPWNNHRYKLKRDFFDPVNKSREENYANVPDGVSTRSWTELVDYWLLPEAMEKSEMGKNARALQGNKHNSGATSFANRRVDMKEKKGVFSELAFFKSVYAKEDGSFKEGTLPHQFVEDANKKVQENLASSSSSKPVIEIENAVFNELMYKGEVPKRPLNYGFGVKQSDIFGVEGLLRKEGSSYVNNNAMEVENMKGEISVVKKQNEDLAQQNQVLNTKFEETTQSFKMIASFLGQVLKEVRKGNVSSNLLDGAESAINMITDDSGGNGDNQAEK
- the LOC130467560 gene encoding uncharacterized protein, producing the protein MDKSWIDLPTGHHEYIDGCMEFIEFAKQDLVEGKIRCPCKNCKVEKWFSVNEVERHILFKGFYKPYKDWIFHGKGDTFQRMFESDGGIISEGSLDNQSGFVGRDNMGGLLRSAFSVNMPPNCPNLEAREDDEWIEEPLAYDTDVEYDYSTIEEDVTYKKLLEASEEKLYEGCINFSKLSFLLHLFHLKCMNHWSIESFNMLLKLILDAFPQILDFPSSYYYSKKMIKDLGLGYEKIDACPNNCMLYWGEFLKKDKCHVCGTSRWKKTKDRGNVVSDQGTDTCKKGVPAKVMRYFPLIPRLKRIYMSSSTAEDMRWHDTERLGEDDKKILRHPSDGLAWKEFDERHSDFALDPRSVRLGLASDGFNPYRLMNTTYSTWPVMLIPYNLPPWLCMKPSSFILSTLIPGKSGPGNDIDVYLQPLVHELKLLWTGVEAFDAFAGEKFNLRAALLWTINDFPGYAMLSGLSTKGYNACPICLDSTPSDRFGSKICYCSYRKWLPADHPYRCQGDKFCEKFGTNEWGKAPSRPSGTDILRQQEKVKHVYGKSKAPPKKRQRGHDDDDDVQDESDFGTKRSIFFDLVYWEHNLLRHNLDVMHIEKNVSENILGTLLSMDKSRDSRNDREALEAWRIKSHLWLSTNPNGGECMPPASYSMSTEEKERFLNVLQKIKVPDGYGSNLSICVNMKQRKLINLKSHDNHVLMQDILPVALRASKATKVIDLLARLSSFFKKLCSTTIDPDDLDGIQNEIILTLCELEKEFLPSFFTIMVHLLIHLVEEVKLGGPVQYRWMYPIERLISYTSKLYSFYLIFHIYHILSTNVLFERYLSHLKSHVTNKAQPEGSIAEGFLLEETIRFCSRYLQGVKTIFNIPKRMDDDIPNPNDYLFNSGGRVIGKEVSIRLDDKSLKQAHRYILLHSDEIKGDLDEFLTEKRQMNLQNPVTESDESNWIINEFGGWLQNKVHYIDATTEDGKLRKALAGGLHSYGRKLKGYIINGYKFLSTDRDSRLLTQNSGIMVEADGDAYYGKVKHIYELDYYGDYKVVLFRCDWVDIHRGVKAYPNGGVCVNFSKLMHSGRLLQDDPFVFSSQAKQVFYIEDEIQKGWLHVVKNKPRDVFDLGDSLPVEEEGGTN